Proteins found in one Methylobacterium sp. CB376 genomic segment:
- the glyA gene encoding serine hydroxymethyltransferase, protein MSHLHDGYFTQGLDADPDLAAAIRGELARQQAGIELIASENIVSRLVLEAQGSVLTNKTVEGLPFARYYGGADFADAIEDLAIRRAARLFGCRFANVQPHSGSNANAGVFLGLIALGDTILAMDTAAGGHISHGHPATLTGRDYRILRYGVDRASECVDLDAVRALARAHRPRMIVAGGSAYPGALDFAGFRAVADEVGALLMVDMAHVAGLVATGLYPHPFPHAHVVTSTTYKSLRGARGGFVLWNDPALGDRIQSGIFPGVQGSVMLHAVAGKAACFGEALRPEFRAYNQAVLDNAQALAAGLAAQGLRLVSGGTASGLMLVDLTGTGTTGDVAAKALERAGLAVNKNLIPYDPRPPEAPSGLRLSANAGTTRGFGRAEFAVIAGWIGRIVRAPADADLAGRVRAEVEALCRAFPIYPGA, encoded by the coding sequence ATGTCCCACCTGCATGACGGCTACTTCACCCAAGGCCTCGACGCCGATCCGGACCTCGCCGCGGCGATCCGCGGCGAACTCGCCCGCCAGCAGGCCGGGATCGAGCTGATCGCCTCGGAGAACATCGTCTCCCGGCTGGTCCTGGAGGCGCAGGGCTCCGTCCTCACCAACAAGACGGTCGAGGGGCTGCCCTTCGCCCGCTACTACGGCGGCGCGGACTTCGCCGACGCGATCGAGGACCTGGCGATCCGGCGGGCCGCGCGGCTGTTCGGCTGCCGCTTCGCCAACGTGCAGCCGCATTCGGGCTCGAACGCCAATGCGGGCGTCTTCCTCGGCCTCATCGCCCTCGGCGACACGATCCTGGCCATGGACACCGCGGCGGGCGGCCACATCAGCCACGGCCACCCGGCGACCCTGACCGGGCGCGACTACCGGATCCTGCGCTACGGCGTCGACCGGGCGAGCGAGTGCGTCGATCTCGACGCGGTGCGCGCCCTCGCCCGCGCGCATCGGCCCCGGATGATCGTGGCGGGCGGCTCGGCCTATCCGGGCGCCCTCGACTTCGCCGGGTTCCGCGCCGTCGCCGACGAGGTCGGGGCCCTCCTGATGGTCGACATGGCGCACGTGGCCGGGCTCGTCGCGACCGGCCTCTACCCGCACCCGTTCCCGCACGCGCACGTGGTGACCTCGACCACCTACAAGTCCCTGCGCGGCGCCCGCGGCGGCTTCGTGCTGTGGAACGACCCGGCCCTCGGCGACCGCATCCAGTCCGGCATCTTCCCGGGCGTGCAGGGCTCGGTGATGCTGCACGCGGTGGCCGGCAAGGCCGCCTGCTTCGGAGAGGCGCTGCGCCCGGAATTCCGGGCCTACAACCAGGCCGTCCTCGACAACGCGCAGGCGCTGGCGGCGGGGCTCGCCGCGCAGGGCCTGCGGCTCGTCTCCGGCGGCACGGCGAGCGGGCTGATGCTGGTCGACCTCACCGGGACCGGGACGACCGGCGACGTGGCGGCCAAGGCCCTCGAACGGGCCGGGCTCGCCGTGAACAAGAACCTGATCCCCTACGACCCGCGCCCGCCGGAAGCCCCCTCGGGCCTGCGGCTGTCGGCCAATGCCGGCACGACGCGCGGCTTCGGCCGGGCCGAATTCGCGGTGATCGCGGGCTGGATCGGGCGGATCGTCCGGGCGCCCGCCGACGCGGATCTCGCCGGGCGCGTCCGCGCCGAGGTCGAGGCGCTCTGCCGCGCCTTCCCGATCTACCCCGGCGCCTGA
- a CDS encoding AIR synthase related protein → MAAPRSVRAAAVQIAPDLARPERAPERVLAAIGEAAGKGAGKGARFVRFPETFVPDDPDFSFVAPPVRQGPAHLRLSAAPVPVGDDCAAIPVGDGHLLLAAAGGLDGVVASDPYFAGYCGVMGNLGDVAAMDGRPLAVVPSGRGAGRAPTRCYAPSPTPPASTAYPWSAATPTCAARRATSRRRCSAARPASSPASTPGRATCSPSNPPTGSRGWRAPPPGASPRRPSARWTGAAARAARGEGEAIVWDFGESPLIGCAPPGRVAR, encoded by the coding sequence ATGGCCGCGCCACGGAGCGTCAGGGCCGCCGCGGTCCAGATCGCGCCCGACCTGGCGCGGCCGGAGAGAGCCCCGGAGCGGGTGCTCGCCGCGATCGGGGAGGCGGCCGGGAAGGGGGCCGGGAAGGGGGCCCGCTTCGTCAGGTTCCCCGAGACCTTCGTGCCCGACGACCCCGACTTCTCGTTCGTGGCGCCGCCCGTCCGGCAGGGCCCGGCGCATCTGCGCCTCTCCGCCGCCCCGGTCCCGGTCGGCGACGATTGCGCGGCGATCCCGGTCGGCGACGGCCACCTGCTCCTCGCCGCCGCGGGAGGCCTCGACGGCGTCGTGGCCTCCGATCCGTATTTTGCCGGCTATTGCGGCGTGATGGGCAATCTCGGCGACGTGGCGGCCATGGACGGGCGGCCGCTCGCGGTGGTGCCGTCTGGGCGCGGGGCGGGGAGGGCGCCGACTCGGTGCTACGCGCCCTCGCCGACGCCGCCCGCCTCTACGGCGTACCCGTGGTCGGCGGCCACACCAACCTGCGCAGCGAGGCGGGCCACCTCGCGGCGGCGGTGCTCGGCCGCGCGACCCGCCTCCTCGCCAGCTTCGACGCCGGGCCGGGCGACATGCTCGCCGTCAAACCCGCCGACCGGGTCGCGCGGGTGGCGCGCTCCGCCGCCCGGGGCATCGCCGCGGCGGCCCTCGGCTCGGTGGACGGGAGCGGCCGCCCGCGCCGCGCGGGGGGAGGGGGAGGCGATCGTCTGGGATTTCGGGGAGAGCCCCCTGATCGGCTGCGCCCCGCCCGGGAGGGTCGCCCGGTGA
- the repB gene encoding plasmid partitioning protein RepB, which translates to MTTRKDTLRAALTARARELPSGNPAPAAPAAPAEAPAAPPPEPVRTAVRSGAVGAMGRALGRIATAAEEARAMVAAGDKVVEIDPGLVDPSFVADRLGISPEDHAALTEQVRTRGQQVPILVRPHPTQPGRYQVAYGHRRLRVAAELGRPVRAVVKALSDEDLVVAQGQENSARTDLSYIERAAFAVTLEDRGFARSVIMSALSMEKSQLSRLIAIGRAVPARVLAAIGPAPRTGRPRWAALVEALARPDADRIVEAALAAEDFAREESDARFARLLAALTAPRSEARGVSVTSWTNPAGRAVVRIDRSARRTQLTVDEGAEPEFGAFLVESLPDLYARFTARKSGRAE; encoded by the coding sequence ATGACGACCCGCAAGGACACGCTCCGCGCCGCCCTCACGGCCCGCGCCCGCGAGTTGCCAAGTGGCAACCCGGCACCGGCCGCCCCCGCCGCGCCGGCCGAGGCGCCGGCGGCCCCGCCGCCCGAACCGGTCCGGACCGCGGTGCGCTCCGGCGCCGTGGGGGCGATGGGGCGGGCGCTCGGCCGCATCGCCACCGCCGCCGAGGAGGCCCGCGCCATGGTGGCGGCGGGAGACAAGGTGGTGGAGATCGATCCCGGCCTCGTCGACCCCTCCTTCGTCGCCGACCGCCTCGGGATCTCGCCGGAGGACCACGCCGCCCTGACGGAGCAGGTCCGGACCCGCGGCCAGCAGGTGCCGATCCTGGTGCGGCCCCACCCGACCCAGCCGGGACGCTACCAGGTCGCCTACGGCCACCGCCGCCTGCGGGTCGCCGCCGAACTCGGGCGCCCGGTCCGCGCGGTGGTCAAGGCGCTCAGCGACGAGGACCTCGTCGTCGCCCAGGGCCAGGAGAATTCCGCCCGCACCGACCTGAGCTACATCGAGCGCGCCGCCTTCGCGGTCACGCTCGAGGATCGCGGCTTCGCCCGCAGCGTCATCATGTCGGCCCTGTCGATGGAGAAGTCCCAGCTCTCGCGCCTGATCGCCATCGGCCGCGCCGTTCCCGCCCGGGTACTGGCCGCGATCGGCCCCGCCCCGCGCACGGGCCGGCCCCGCTGGGCCGCCCTGGTCGAGGCGCTGGCGCGGCCCGACGCGGACCGGATCGTCGAGGCCGCGCTCGCGGCCGAGGACTTCGCCCGCGAGGAATCCGACGCGCGCTTCGCCCGGCTCCTCGCCGCCCTCACGGCGCCGCGCTCCGAGGCGCGCGGGGTCTCCGTCACCTCCTGGACCAACCCGGCCGGGCGCGCGGTGGTGCGCATCGACCGCTCCGCCCGGCGCACCCAGCTCACCGTCGACGAGGGAGCCGAGCCGGAATTCGGCGCCTTCCTGGTCGAGTCGCTGCCCGACCTCTACGCGCGGTTCACGGCCCGCAAGTCCGGCCGGGCGGAGTGA
- the repA gene encoding plasmid partitioning protein RepA: protein MAENPKNLPPAESAGPSSITRQIAADGGALSAELNALRRTLFPPASSKVLRSFTSGEAARLIGVADGYLRQLSLAGKGPEPEVGPGGRRSYSLDQINELRRLLDDGPKSKGYVPHRAGGEHCQVLAVVNFKGGSGKTTTAAHLAQYLALKGYRVLAVDLDPQASLTALHGYQPEFDVEANQTLYAAIRYDEARRPLAEVVRRTYFAGLDLVPANLELMEFEHDTPKALADPGAEPFFGRIATVLGSVAEAYDVMILDCPPQLGFLTLGALCAATAMLVTVHPQMLDVMSMCQFLLMASDLLGVVQEAGADLDYDFLRYVVTRYEPSDGPQTQMVAFMRSLFRERVLTHTMLKSTAVSDAGLSKQTLYEIGRESFSRATYDRAIEALEGVNGEILALMHRAWGRPA, encoded by the coding sequence ATGGCTGAAAATCCGAAGAACCTCCCTCCGGCCGAGTCGGCCGGGCCCTCCTCGATCACCCGGCAGATCGCCGCGGATGGCGGCGCGCTCTCGGCGGAGCTGAACGCGCTGCGCCGGACCCTCTTCCCGCCGGCCTCCTCGAAGGTGCTGCGCTCCTTCACCTCCGGCGAGGCGGCCCGGCTGATCGGCGTGGCGGACGGCTACCTCCGGCAGCTCTCCCTCGCCGGCAAGGGGCCGGAGCCCGAGGTCGGGCCGGGCGGGCGGCGCTCCTACAGCCTCGACCAGATCAACGAGCTGCGCCGCCTCCTCGATGACGGCCCCAAGAGCAAGGGCTACGTTCCCCACCGCGCCGGCGGCGAGCATTGCCAGGTGCTGGCGGTGGTGAACTTCAAGGGCGGCTCGGGCAAGACCACGACGGCCGCCCACCTCGCCCAGTACCTCGCCCTCAAGGGCTACCGGGTGCTCGCCGTCGACCTCGATCCCCAGGCCTCCCTCACCGCCCTGCACGGCTACCAGCCGGAATTCGACGTGGAGGCGAACCAGACCCTCTACGCGGCGATCCGCTACGACGAGGCGCGCCGCCCCCTCGCCGAGGTGGTGCGGCGGACCTACTTCGCCGGCCTCGACCTCGTCCCGGCCAATCTCGAACTGATGGAGTTCGAGCACGACACGCCCAAGGCGCTCGCCGATCCCGGGGCGGAGCCGTTCTTCGGGCGCATCGCCACGGTGCTGGGCAGCGTCGCCGAGGCCTACGACGTCATGATCCTCGACTGCCCGCCCCAGCTCGGCTTCCTCACCCTGGGCGCCCTCTGCGCGGCCACCGCCATGCTGGTGACGGTCCACCCGCAGATGCTCGACGTGATGTCGATGTGCCAGTTCCTGCTGATGGCCTCCGACCTGCTCGGGGTGGTGCAGGAGGCCGGCGCCGACCTGGACTACGACTTCCTGCGCTACGTGGTGACGCGCTACGAGCCCTCGGACGGGCCGCAGACCCAGATGGTCGCCTTCATGCGATCCCTGTTCCGCGAGCGGGTCCTCACCCACACGATGCTGAAATCGACCGCCGTCTCGGATGCGGGCCTGTCGAAGCAGACCCTGTACGAGATCGGCCGCGAGAGCTTCTCGCGCGCCACCTACGACCGCGCCATCGAGGCCCTGGAGGGGGTCAACGGCGAGATCCTGGCCCTGATGCACCGCGCCTGGGGACGCCCGGCATGA
- a CDS encoding metallophosphoesterase: protein MRHPLRRTRPAAPRPVAYWPALEGRQLAVFGNIHGRDDLLAAALARLDARAVPGAARPTEIYLGDLIDYGPDSRGVIARLLARAQSREVIALRGDHEALLLRALSDDAALRAWLARRGGEATLRSYRCPIAAGTGWEAATRALLRAALPPAHLAFLRRMPVSFSLGALYFVHAGIRPGRLIADQDEGDLLTITEPFLSSRRNHGLLVVHAHSPVPEPEFRLNRINLDTGAVVTGRLTGLLISDRAIEFV, encoded by the coding sequence ATGAGACACCCGCTCCGCCGCACACGCCCGGCCGCCCCGCGGCCGGTGGCGTACTGGCCGGCCCTCGAAGGCCGCCAACTCGCCGTGTTCGGCAACATCCACGGCCGCGACGACCTGCTCGCCGCCGCGTTGGCGCGCCTCGACGCCCGCGCCGTCCCCGGGGCCGCGCGGCCGACCGAGATCTATCTCGGCGACCTCATCGACTACGGTCCCGACAGCCGGGGCGTGATCGCGCGCCTGCTCGCCCGGGCGCAGTCGCGCGAGGTCATCGCCCTGCGCGGCGATCACGAGGCCCTGCTCCTGCGAGCCCTGTCCGACGACGCCGCGCTGCGCGCCTGGCTCGCGCGGCGGGGCGGGGAGGCGACCCTGCGCTCCTATCGCTGCCCGATCGCGGCCGGGACCGGCTGGGAGGCGGCGACGCGGGCGCTGCTGCGGGCGGCGCTGCCGCCCGCGCACCTCGCCTTCCTGCGCCGGATGCCGGTGAGCTTCAGCCTCGGCGCGCTCTACTTCGTCCATGCGGGGATCCGCCCCGGCCGGCTGATCGCCGACCAGGACGAGGGCGACCTCCTGACCATCACCGAGCCGTTCCTGTCCTCGCGGCGGAATCACGGCCTGCTTGTCGTGCACGCGCACAGCCCGGTGCCCGAGCCCGAGTTCCGCCTCAACCGCATCAACCTCGACACCGGCGCCGTCGTGACCGGACGCCTGACCGGGCTGCTGATCTCCGACCGCGCCATCGAGTTCGTCTGA
- a CDS encoding BA14K family protein translates to MKLSLALAAATLCSLPASAGPAAVTGIAAGAAPTSYAQYRRFGHRHGYHARGWRRGYGYRRGPGVGGGVAGLAAGAIIGGAIAGSQAQAAPVVVQGGPEAVAACARRFRSYDPASGTYLGHDGVRHPCP, encoded by the coding sequence ATGAAGCTTTCCCTCGCCCTTGCGGCCGCCACGCTCTGCAGCCTGCCGGCCTCGGCCGGGCCGGCCGCGGTGACCGGGATCGCGGCCGGCGCCGCGCCGACGTCCTACGCGCAGTACCGCCGCTTCGGTCATCGCCACGGCTACCATGCGCGCGGCTGGCGGCGCGGCTACGGCTACCGCCGCGGCCCGGGGGTCGGGGGCGGCGTCGCGGGCCTCGCCGCGGGCGCGATCATCGGTGGGGCGATCGCCGGTTCGCAGGCTCAGGCGGCGCCCGTCGTGGTGCAGGGAGGTCCGGAGGCGGTCGCGGCCTGCGCCCGGCGCTTCCGCTCCTACGACCCGGCGAGCGGCACCTATTTGGGCCATGACGGCGTCCGCCATCCCTGTCCGTGA
- a CDS encoding CsbD family protein, with translation MNSDRLHGGARHLKGRAQTVLGGLTGDPGRQVRGAVNQVLGGAQSAYGQARDRAEDWIDDGAALAGEARSRGAAYGRRALRHAENHRAATLVSLAALAFAAGWLTRGPRRAG, from the coding sequence ATGAACAGCGACCGGCTTCACGGCGGTGCCCGCCACCTCAAGGGCCGGGCCCAGACGGTGCTCGGCGGCCTGACCGGCGATCCGGGCCGGCAGGTGCGCGGGGCCGTGAACCAGGTGCTCGGCGGCGCGCAGTCCGCGTACGGCCAAGCCCGCGACCGGGCCGAGGATTGGATCGACGACGGGGCCGCACTCGCCGGCGAGGCGCGCAGCCGCGGCGCCGCCTACGGCCGCCGCGCCCTCCGCCACGCGGAGAACCACCGCGCCGCGACGCTCGTCAGCCTCGCCGCGCTCGCCTTCGCGGCGGGCTGGCTCACGCGCGGCCCGCGGCGGGCTGGCTGA
- a CDS encoding CsbD family protein: MSSTTDKLKGLANEAIGNAKQGVGQMTGNDKLVAEGKAQELKGEAQRAVGETKDGIASAADAIKRKL, from the coding sequence ATGAGCAGCACCACCGACAAGCTCAAGGGCCTCGCGAACGAGGCGATCGGCAACGCCAAGCAGGGCGTCGGCCAGATGACCGGCAATGACAAGCTCGTGGCCGAGGGCAAGGCGCAGGAGCTGAAGGGCGAGGCCCAGCGCGCGGTCGGCGAGACCAAGGACGGGATCGCCTCCGCGGCGGACGCGATCAAGAGGAAGCTCTGA
- a CDS encoding CsbD family protein produces MVDTDRITGAARELGGKVQGAVGDLVGSHRDSAEGRFREAQGQAENLYGQAKDAVRHVAQEAADYAEDAYAQGSRALRHGRREVAAQVAEYPVAALLIAGLVGYGLALLVHGRR; encoded by the coding sequence ATGGTCGATACGGATCGCATCACCGGGGCCGCCCGGGAGCTCGGCGGCAAGGTGCAGGGCGCGGTCGGCGACCTCGTCGGGTCGCACCGCGACTCGGCCGAGGGCCGCTTCCGCGAGGCGCAGGGCCAGGCGGAGAACCTCTACGGCCAAGCCAAGGACGCGGTGCGCCACGTCGCCCAGGAGGCGGCGGATTACGCCGAGGACGCCTACGCGCAGGGCAGCCGCGCCCTGCGCCACGGCCGGCGCGAGGTCGCAGCCCAGGTCGCCGAGTACCCGGTCGCCGCGCTGCTGATCGCCGGGCTGGTCGGCTACGGCCTCGCCCTCCTGGTGCACGGGCGCCGCTGA
- a CDS encoding Fur family transcriptional regulator, with the protein MSEPAGTDHGCGEGRAGLRARAERLCRERGLQFTPLRQRTLEVIAGEARPLGAYDIAERLSAPGRRVAAVSVYRALDFLTENGLVHRIASRNAFVPCEHAHHEGEGVVFLICRACGAVDETSSEEIERGLDRTLAQAGFRPASRIVEIEGECGACQERGAERGAEPGAEPGKA; encoded by the coding sequence ATGAGCGAGCCTGCGGGGACGGACCATGGCTGCGGCGAGGGCCGGGCGGGTCTGCGCGCGCGGGCCGAGCGCCTCTGCCGCGAGCGTGGGCTGCAATTCACGCCGCTGCGCCAGCGGACGCTGGAGGTGATCGCCGGCGAGGCGCGCCCGCTCGGGGCCTACGACATCGCCGAGCGCCTGAGCGCCCCCGGACGGCGGGTGGCGGCCGTCTCAGTCTACCGCGCCCTCGACTTCCTCACCGAGAACGGCCTCGTGCACCGGATCGCGAGCCGCAACGCCTTCGTGCCCTGCGAGCACGCGCATCACGAGGGCGAGGGGGTGGTGTTCCTGATCTGCCGCGCCTGCGGGGCCGTGGACGAGACCAGTTCCGAGGAGATCGAGCGCGGCCTCGACCGCACCCTCGCCCAGGCGGGCTTCCGCCCGGCAAGCCGCATCGTCGAGATCGAGGGCGAGTGCGGCGCCTGCCAGGAACGCGGCGCTGAGCGCGGCGCGGAGCCCGGGGCGGAGCCGGGCAAGGCCTGA
- a CDS encoding metal ABC transporter ATP-binding protein, producing the protein MTASLAAGALAFRSLTLGYDRHPAVHHLDGVVPAGAALAVIGPNGAGKSTLLKGIIGEVAPLEGRIEHPGLRRRDIAYLPQAAEIDRGFPISVDDFVAMGLWRRVGPWRSLRPYRAARDEALAAVGLTGFERRPIGTLSGGQLRRAMFARVLLQDARAVLLDEPFAAVDGRTTADLLGLVERWRAEGRTVIAVLHDMEQVQRHFPSSLLLAREVVAWGATEAVLTAANLRRARQLCEAWDEAAPVCRGGAPHGPPAPGHAHAHGAHDHAPPAAASHGQGALASGPQASGPQDREHAA; encoded by the coding sequence ATGACGGCATCCCTCGCCGCGGGCGCGCTGGCGTTCCGGAGCCTCACCCTCGGCTACGATCGGCACCCGGCCGTGCACCATCTCGACGGGGTGGTGCCGGCCGGGGCGGCGCTCGCCGTGATCGGCCCGAACGGGGCCGGCAAATCGACCCTGCTCAAGGGCATCATCGGCGAGGTCGCGCCCCTCGAAGGGCGCATCGAGCATCCGGGCCTGCGGCGGCGCGACATCGCCTACCTGCCCCAGGCGGCGGAGATCGATCGCGGCTTCCCCATCAGCGTGGACGATTTCGTGGCCATGGGGCTGTGGCGCCGCGTCGGGCCCTGGCGGAGCCTGCGGCCCTACCGCGCCGCGCGGGACGAGGCGCTGGCCGCGGTCGGCCTGACCGGCTTCGAGCGGCGGCCGATCGGCACCCTCTCGGGGGGCCAGCTGCGCCGGGCCATGTTCGCCCGCGTGCTGCTGCAGGATGCGCGCGCGGTCCTCCTCGACGAGCCCTTCGCGGCCGTCGACGGCCGGACCACCGCCGACCTCCTCGGGCTGGTGGAGCGCTGGCGGGCGGAGGGGCGCACGGTGATCGCGGTGCTGCACGACATGGAGCAGGTGCAGCGCCACTTCCCCTCTTCCCTGCTGCTCGCCCGCGAGGTCGTGGCCTGGGGCGCGACCGAGGCGGTGCTGACGGCGGCGAACCTGCGCCGGGCGCGCCAGCTCTGCGAGGCCTGGGACGAGGCCGCCCCTGTCTGCCGCGGCGGCGCCCCGCACGGCCCGCCCGCCCCGGGCCACGCACATGCCCACGGCGCGCACGACCATGCCCCTCCCGCGGCGGCCTCGCACGGGCAGGGAGCGCTAGCAAGCGGGCCGCAGGCAAGCGGGCCGCAGGACCGCGAGCACGCCGCGTGA
- a CDS encoding metal ABC transporter permease, with translation MIDLLTAPFTDFAFMRRALAGCVALSVSAAPVGVFLTLRRMSLMSEAMSHAILPGAAAGFLLAGLSLPAMTLGGLAAGLAVAFLAGAVSRATELREDASLGALYLLALAAGVLMISLRGTSVDLLHILFGTVLALDDAALLLLGTIAAVTLLGLAAAYRPLVLECVDPLFLRSVSRASAPVHYAFLGLVVLNLVGGFAALGTLLAVGLMLLPAVSARFWAADLSGLIPVAMSIGLAASFAGLLVSYYGDLPSGPAIVLTAGGFYVASMLLGLRGGLLWRLLPGRHLEA, from the coding sequence GTGATCGACCTCCTCACCGCCCCCTTCACCGACTTCGCCTTCATGCGCCGGGCGCTCGCGGGCTGCGTGGCGCTGTCGGTGAGCGCGGCCCCGGTCGGCGTCTTCCTCACCCTACGCCGCATGAGCCTGATGAGCGAGGCGATGAGCCACGCCATCCTGCCCGGCGCCGCGGCGGGCTTCCTGCTGGCCGGGCTGTCGCTGCCGGCGATGACGCTCGGCGGCCTCGCGGCAGGGCTCGCGGTGGCGTTCCTGGCCGGCGCCGTCTCGCGGGCGACCGAGCTGCGCGAGGATGCCAGCCTGGGTGCCCTCTACCTGCTGGCGCTCGCCGCCGGCGTGCTGATGATCTCGCTGCGCGGCACCTCGGTCGATCTCCTGCACATCCTGTTCGGCACGGTGCTGGCCCTCGACGACGCGGCGCTGCTGCTCCTCGGCACGATCGCGGCGGTCACGCTGCTCGGGCTCGCCGCCGCCTACCGGCCCCTCGTGCTCGAATGCGTCGATCCGCTCTTCCTGCGCTCGGTGAGCCGGGCGAGCGCGCCGGTCCACTACGCCTTCCTGGGCCTCGTCGTGCTCAACCTCGTCGGCGGGTTCGCGGCGCTCGGCACGCTGCTCGCCGTCGGGCTGATGCTGCTGCCGGCCGTGAGCGCGCGGTTCTGGGCCGCCGATCTCTCCGGGCTGATCCCGGTCGCCATGAGCATCGGCCTCGCGGCGAGCTTCGCCGGCCTCCTGGTCTCCTATTACGGCGACCTGCCGAGCGGGCCCGCGATCGTGCTCACGGCGGGGGGCTTCTACGTCGCCTCGATGCTGCTCGGCCTCAGGGGCGGACTGCTCTGGCGGCTCCTGCCCGGCCGCCACCTCGAGGCCTGA
- a CDS encoding sigma-70 family RNA polymerase sigma factor encodes MTGVDPEMRGLLLGAIPALRAFAYSLTHDLDRSDDLVQETLVRAWTKAHTFARGTNLTAWLFTILRNVFYSEQRKRRREVEDVDGARAARLSVLPAQEAHLEFGAFRAALAALPPQQREALVLVGAQSFTYEEAAAICGVAVGTMKSRVSRARERLAEALGLEGPEELGPDAATRAALGEP; translated from the coding sequence ATGACCGGCGTCGACCCCGAGATGCGCGGGCTCCTGCTCGGGGCCATCCCGGCCCTGCGCGCCTTCGCCTACTCCCTCACGCACGACCTCGACCGCAGCGACGACCTCGTGCAGGAGACGCTGGTGCGGGCCTGGACCAAGGCCCACACCTTCGCGCGCGGCACCAACCTAACGGCGTGGCTGTTCACGATCCTGCGCAACGTCTTCTACTCGGAGCAGCGCAAGCGGCGGCGCGAGGTCGAGGACGTGGACGGGGCGCGGGCGGCGCGGCTCTCGGTGCTGCCGGCCCAGGAGGCGCATCTGGAGTTCGGCGCGTTCCGGGCCGCCCTCGCCGCCCTGCCGCCGCAGCAGCGGGAGGCCCTGGTCCTGGTGGGCGCCCAGAGCTTCACCTACGAGGAGGCGGCCGCCATCTGCGGCGTGGCGGTCGGGACGATGAAGAGCCGGGTGAGCCGGGCGCGGGAGCGGCTCGCCGAGGCGCTCGGCCTCGAAGGGCCGGAGGAGCTCGGCCCGGACGCGGCCACGCGGGCGGCGCTCGGCGAGCCCTGA
- a CDS encoding molybdopterin molybdotransferase MoeA, which translates to MSALLPVAEALARILAGAAPVAAETVPIGRAAGRTLAEEVRALRTQPPFVTSAMDGYAVRSADLAGAPVTLRLIGTSAAGQGLRGPVGPGEAVRILTGAPMPEGADTVVIQEDAEARGESVRLLVANPPGRHLRGSGLDFRQGDLLLPAGTRLDGQRLALAAAGGHPTLRLRRRPRVAILATGDELVRPGEPAAWDQIVASNGLALAAMAEEAGAEAVDLGIAGDRFADLEAAIGRAREERADLLVTLGGASVGDHDLVQSALVRQGLALGFWRVAIRPGKPLMHGRLGPMAVLGLPGNPVSSVVCGLVFVRPLVRALLGDPEAGADRSEPAILGRDLPENDARQDYMRARLEPGGDGLPRVHPAPRQDSSMLSVLATAEALLVRPPHAPAAKAGEPCRILRLDRAG; encoded by the coding sequence GTGAGCGCGCTCCTGCCCGTCGCGGAGGCGCTCGCGCGCATCCTCGCCGGCGCCGCCCCGGTCGCGGCCGAGACGGTGCCGATCGGGCGGGCCGCCGGCCGCACCCTCGCCGAGGAGGTGCGGGCCCTGCGCACGCAGCCGCCCTTCGTCACCTCGGCCATGGACGGCTACGCCGTGCGCAGCGCCGACCTCGCCGGGGCGCCGGTCACGCTCCGGCTCATCGGCACCAGCGCCGCCGGGCAAGGCCTGCGCGGTCCGGTCGGCCCCGGCGAGGCGGTGCGCATCCTCACCGGCGCGCCGATGCCGGAGGGCGCCGACACGGTCGTCATCCAGGAGGATGCGGAGGCGCGGGGCGAGAGCGTGCGCCTCCTCGTCGCGAACCCGCCGGGGCGGCACCTGCGCGGCAGCGGCCTCGACTTCCGGCAGGGCGACCTGCTCCTGCCCGCCGGCACCCGCCTCGACGGGCAGCGCCTCGCGCTCGCCGCCGCGGGCGGACACCCGACGCTGCGCCTGCGCCGCCGCCCGCGGGTGGCGATCCTGGCGACGGGCGACGAGCTGGTGCGGCCCGGCGAGCCCGCCGCCTGGGACCAGATCGTCGCCTCGAACGGCCTCGCGCTCGCGGCGATGGCCGAGGAGGCCGGGGCGGAGGCGGTCGATCTCGGCATCGCGGGCGACCGCTTCGCCGACCTCGAAGCCGCGATCGGCCGCGCCCGGGAGGAGCGGGCCGACCTCCTCGTCACCCTCGGGGGCGCCTCGGTCGGCGACCACGACCTCGTCCAGTCGGCGCTGGTGCGCCAGGGCCTCGCGCTCGGCTTCTGGCGGGTGGCGATCCGGCCCGGCAAGCCGCTGATGCACGGGCGGCTCGGCCCGATGGCGGTGCTCGGCCTGCCCGGCAACCCGGTCTCGTCGGTGGTCTGCGGCCTCGTCTTCGTGCGCCCCCTGGTCCGGGCGCTCCTCGGCGATCCCGAGGCGGGGGCCGACCGCAGCGAGCCGGCGATCCTCGGCCGCGACCTGCCGGAGAACGACGCCCGGCAGGACTACATGCGGGCGCGGCTCGAACCGGGCGGCGACGGGCTGCCCCGCGTCCACCCGGCGCCGCGCCAGGATTCCTCGATGCTCTCGGTGCTGGCCACCGCGGAGGCGCTGCTGGTGCGCCCGCCCCACGCCCCCGCCGCGAAGGCGGGCGAGCCCTGCCGGATCCTGCGGCTCGACCGGGCCGGCTGA